One genomic segment of Naumovozyma castellii chromosome 7, complete genome includes these proteins:
- the RBD2 gene encoding putative rhomboid protease RBD2 (ancestral locus Anc_6.274): protein MNLKSLGIPTNHPPSALATGLAIFLTFLYVLSFFTSINDKWSLGTDAINSFSSSYRLSTYPLIHLSIFHLFFNIAGIIGPLTIFESRHGTVYTGIFLNMSAVITGLLYCIVGQLLYPTVSVAGSSGWCFTFFGYFAVLESHIRPRYAIGGSGFGIPTIMTPLVLLLVIAVLIPGSSFWGHLFGLIIGYAVGLKEPWVHKLLPPGWIITKIESNFDALIALIPFGVKYYKDEEVNRDESYQSLFGGEDGLPLVSDNVTASRSEGRVLGTN from the coding sequence ATGAATTTAAAGTCGCTAGGAATTCCTACAAACCACCCGCCATCTGCATTGGCTACTGGATTAGCCATTTTTTTAACCTTCCTATACGTATTAAGTTTCTTTACCTCGATAAACGATAAATGGTCTCTCGGGACGGATGCtattaattctttctcATCGTCATACAGATTATCTACATATCCATTGATCCATCTTTCTATTTTccatcttttcttcaacatAGCCGGTATAATTGGACCCCTAACCATTTTCGAATCAAGACATGGAACTGTCTATACTGgcatttttttaaatatgtCAGCGGTGATCACAGGACTCTTATATTGTATTGTGGGTCAATTACTATATCCCACCGTGAGCGTTGCCGGGTCCAGTGGTTGGTGTTTTACGTTCTTCGGCTACTTTGCTGTGCTAGAATCCCACATACGTCCCCGTTACGCTATCGGTGGATCCGGGTTCGGTATCCCCACCATCATGACTCCACTTGTGCTATTACTAGTTATTGCAGTGTTGATTCCAGGGTCTAGTTTCTGGGGTCATCTATTTGGATTGATAATTGGTTATGCTGTAGGGTTGAAAGAACCTTGGGTTCATAAATTGTTACCACCAGGATGGATAATTACCAAGATTGAAAGTAATTTTGATGCATTGATTGCATTGATCCCATTCGGCGTTAAATATTATAAAGACGAAGAAGTTAACAGGGATGAAAGTTACCAATCTTTGTTCGGTGGTGAGGATGGATTACCCTTGGTTAGTGACAATGTTACTGCTAGTAGATCAGAGGGAAGAGTATTGGgaacaaattaa
- the NCAS0G01140 gene encoding uncharacterized protein (ancestral locus Anc_6.273) translates to MEFSIICIADLTYLTSSHCEIDTFFFQDHLDEQTLLRLKEQMLAISKGRSIANPRGTIMTQTVKTLKRGNRRSAPQTKESIAMNKLSHVKLSEEQQQLRDKILQFTRKNLSSFKQGDPPAMFVIEGDAGTGKSVILNSLFNEIQKLATTTNKNDTLSGTQNYLIVNHPEMLKLYLRICNSFKYIKRTSLERPTSLINKLQKDGQMADIIIIDEAHLLATSKDAFKRFYGDNHLNELLSLGKVLIIVYDAKQALRMGSYWDENTKNGASLQYYYKDIPESKKEWYTLRQQFRVAAPKDVLNWIDQISTVGTIPPFPQSVKSKDKIEPPFDFKIWDDCGDMYEALREKNEKYGQCRMLSTYDFPYRLDGKDYYVTCGDNFRVRWDRYTPREQLPWSERETFDEVGSVYTIQGFDLNYAGVILGRSVGYDSQNDCIKLKPELYDDRAGFTKKKNITNADDVKMKIIMNSVNVLLTRGVKGLYVYVYDPELRERLHNSKYQS, encoded by the coding sequence ATGGAGTTTTCCATTATATGCATTGCGGACTTAACGTATCTTACGTCATCGCACTGTGAGATTGacacttttttttttcaagatcACTTAGATGAACAAACACTTCTTCGGTTAAAAGAGCAAATGCTTGCCATATCAAAAGGACGATCCATTGCAAATCCTCGAGGAACTATAATGACACAGACAGTAAAGACTCTTAAAAGAGGGAACAGAAGATCTGCTCCTCAAACGAAGGAGTCAATCGCTATGAATAAGTTATCGCATGTGAAATTATctgaagaacaacaacagtTAAGAGATAAGATCTTACAATTTACTAGGAaaaatctttcttcatttaaaCAAGGTGATCCCCCGGCCATGTTTGTTATTGAGGGTGATGCTGGGACGGGAAAGTCAGTTATATTGAActcattatttaatgaaatccAAAAACTGGCAACcacaacaaataaaaatgatacTCTTTCAGGAACACAGAATTACTTAATAGTCAATCATCCAGAAATGTTAAAATTGTATTTGAGAATTTGTAACTcttttaaatatattaaaagAACCTCTTTGGAAAGACCAACCTCATTGATTAACAAGTTACAGAAGGATGGGCAGATGGCTgatattatcattattgatgaagCGCATTTATTGGCTACTTCAAAGGATGCCTTTAAGAGATTTTATGGTGACAACCATTTGAATGAACTACTATCTTTGGGGAAGGTACTTATTATTGTATACGACGCCAAGCAAGCTCTTAGAATGGGGTCGTATTGGGATGAGAACACTAAAAATGGAGCAAGTTTACAATACTATTATAAAGATATTCCTGAGAGTAAAAAAGAATGGTATACTCTAAGACAGCAATTTAGAGTGGCAGCTCCCAAAGATGTCTTAAATTGGATTGATCAAATTAGTACAGTAGGTACTATTCCACCTTTCCCACAGAGTGTAAAGTCAAAGGATAAAATAGAACCACCATTTGACTTCAAAATATGGGATGATTGCGGTGACATGTATGAAGCTTTACGAgagaagaatgaaaaatacgGACAATGTAGAATGCTTTCTACTTATGATTTCCCCTATAGACTAGATGGTAAAGATTATTATGTTACCTGTGGCGATAACTTCAGGGTACGTTGGGATAGGTACACACCAAGGGAACAACTACCTTGGAGTGAAAGGGAAACCTTTGATGAAGTTGGCAGTGTTTACACAATTCAAGGGTTTGATTTAAACTATGCAGGTGTGATACTTGGAAGATCTGTAGGTTATGATTCTCAAAATGATTGTATTAAATTGAAACCGGAATTATATGATGATAGAGCAGGTtttacaaagaagaaaaatattactAACGCTGACGACGTTAAGATGAAAATCATTATGAACAGTGTTAATGTTCTATTGACTAGAGGTGTAAAGGGTTTGTATGTATATGTGTATGACCCTGAGTTAAGAGAAAGACTTCATAACTCAAAATATCAGTCTTGA
- the HUT1 gene encoding UDP-galactose transporter HUT1 (ancestral locus Anc_6.272): protein MVNDIYVLLICTAGIYSSFLTWALVQEPLTTKIWPNSQQQFQYPNVIAISQASVAMIIGYAYLRFKGLKYSPWRLCRDHSKSLFLISFTQSTANPLATYSLQYVDYLTYMLAKSCKMIPVLLVHLLVYHTSIANEKKIVATLVSLGVAIFTYGGSMSKKVSSNDLAQDSENYLSLFYGFSLLLASLFLDGMTNATQDKMLKANKAKKDGNIITASHLMFILNLLMIIWNLGYFLVADKSQITGSLAMLSLDPDILRYLLIYSICGAVGQCFIFFTLERYGSLVLITITVTRKMMSMLLSIVVYGKSVNMLQWLGIFIVFGGISWEALNKTKQKVDMEKKSK, encoded by the coding sequence ATGGTTAATGATATATATGTGCTTTTGATATGTACTGCGGGCATATACTCTAGCTTCCTCACCTGGGCACTGGTCCAAGAACCACTAACAACTAAGATTTGGCCAAATAGCCAACAACAGTTCCAATATCCTAATGTCATCGCAATATCTCAAGCTTCCGTTGCGATGATCATTGGTTATGCATACCTAAGATTCAAGGGATTGAAATATAGTCCATGGAGACTATGCAGGGATCATTCAAAGTCATTGTTTTTGATATCGTTTACCCAGAGTACAGCGAACCCATTAGCCACTTATTCCTTACAATATGTGGATTACTTAACATACATGTTGGCAAAATCATGCAAAATGATTCCAGTTTTGCTTGTACATTTATTGGTATATCATACTTCCATTGCAAATGAGAAGAAGATCGTGGCAACTTTGGTAAGTCTTGGGGTTGCTATCTTCACTTATGGTGGTTCCATGTCGAAAAAGGTTTCTTCTAATGATTTGGCCCAAGATAGTGAGAATTATTTGAGTTTATTTTATGGgttttcattattactGGCGAGTTTATTTCTTGATGGAATGACCAATGCCACTCAGGATAAGATGCTTAAGGCCAATAAGGCTAAAAAAGATGGGAACATCATAACCGCTTCGCATTTaatgtttattttaaaCTTATTAATGATTATATGGAACCTTGGATATTTCTTGGTCGCGGACAAATCTCAGATCACTGGTTCCTTAGCCATGCTTTCATTAGATCCTGATATTTTAAGATATTTGCTGATATATTCCATATGTGGTGCAGTTGGTCAATGTTTCATATTCTTTACATTAGAAAGATATGGATCCTTAGTATTAATTACTATTACTGTCACTCGTAAGATGATGTCTATGCTATTGAGTATTGTAGTATATGGGAAATCAGTAAACATGCTTCAATGGCTGGGAATTTTTATCGTTTTTGGAGGTATTAGCTGGGAAGCGttaaacaaaacaaaacagaAGGTTGATATGgagaagaaatcaaaatag
- the SRP68 gene encoding signal recognition particle subunit SRP68 (ancestral locus Anc_6.271): MGIYSPIAATYGVRVEQFLESDSDFVKYHAKLNKKLIKLRHHCGLVTKDTRRYTTKEKFSKVTVEDYDKKNKLFGALVLLLAERDLALAETLKLRARQRGKLKDGEKKVLSTRLKKTCKTIEKLIELTQNEAQWVTRAQYLIYGKLAKVEYLMYGKHAKRKESSNIARNLALALAGLQYLNQLKHVDAVTLEAINSKYEYALRQHSGNVISSADLRNFITKQVEESAAENDELAKLLLKNGYTLKLVNVDVDAVKSSTHIQWRSFTAEVHDPEVVQAIEEAKKIVIKDVSDYSDMLLKWSEAVDKQETRLATMDEDEQMLDEDDNKENDQILLSYLKYNMIFVSILRDNSLFTQLLKQWEGLGPSISAKLTKYKELDRIVKNLLKYLQDVMELPGVYSDDQLMSQLECCKIYYQLNLNSQCLAPLYQSKGKYMEALALYVDSLQKLESKLEDIGNMDEIVLPDKVLNKKNLKVLDLAIKLGLKSVVALAEYEKSLNKDSSSNYEASLIEKIDTQSIEPQDINLNNLFPLRPKIQPISSKPTLFDLAFNYINYEEEQPVSPAPAKEKLVEEPQVESQKKKGFLGLFGR; this comes from the coding sequence ATGGGTATTTATTCTCCAATTGCTGCCACTTATGGTGTTCGTGTCGAACAATTCCTGGAATCAGATTCAGATTTTGTGAAGTATCATGCtaaattgaacaagaagTTGATCAAATTGAGACATCACTGTGGATTGGTCACCAAGGATACAAGAAGATATACCACCAAGGAAAAATTCTCAAAGGTTACTGTGGAGGATTAtgataagaagaataaattgTTTGGGGCTTTGGTCTTATTACTTGCTGAAAGAGATTTAGCACTGGCagaaactttgaaattaagaGCTCGTCAAAGAGGAAAGTTAAAGGATGGTGAAAAGAAAGTTTTGTCAACAAGGTTAAAGAAGACATGCAAgacaattgaaaaattgattgaattgaCTCAAAATGAGGCGCAATGGGTTACTAGAGCGCAGTACTTAATATATGGCAAACTCGCCAAAGTAGAATACCTAATGTACGGTAAACATGCTAAACGTAAGGAGAGTTCCAACATTGCTAGAAATTTAGCGCTAGCCCTTGCTGGCCTACAGTACCTAAATCAATTGAAGCATGTGGATGCTGTAACTTTGGAAGCCattaattccaaatatgaataCGCTCTGAGACAACATTCCGGAAATGTAATATCCTCCGCAGATTTGCGCAATTTTATAACTAAGCAAGTGGAAGAAAGTGCTGCAGAGAACGATGAATTGGCTAAGTTGTTGCTGAAGAATGGGTATACACTGAAGTTGGTAaatgttgatgttgatgcTGTCAAATCCAGCACGCATATTCAATGGAGATCTTTTACTGCCGAAGTCCATGATCCCGAAGTTGTTCAGGCCATCGAAGAGGCTAAGAAGATTGTAATAAAGGATGTCTCAGATTACAGTGACATGTTGTTGAAATGGAGCGAAGCAGTAGATAAACAGGAAACTCGTCTTGCCACTATGGACGAGGATGAACAAATGcttgatgaagatgataataaggaaaatgaCCAAATTCTTTTATCATAtcttaaatataatatgaTTTTTGTCTCAATATTGCGTGATAATTCGTTATTTAcacaattattgaaacaatgGGAAGGTTTAGGACCATCTATATCCGCAAAATTGACAAAGTACAAGGAGTTAGATCGTATTGTTAAAAACTTactaaaatatttacagGATGTGATGGAATTGCCAGGTGTTTATTCTGATGATCAATTAATGAGCCAATTGGAGTGTTGTAAGATTTACTaccaattgaatttgaattcacAATGCCTTGCTCCCTTGTATCAATCTAAAGGGAAATATATGGAAGCATTGGCTTTATACGTGGATTCACTTCAAAAGTTGGAAAGCAAACTTGAAGACATAGGAAATATGGATGAAATTGTTCTTCCAGATAAGGTCCTCAACAAAAAGAACTTGAAGGTATTAGATTTGGCGATTAAACTTGGCTTAAAAAGTGTTGTCGCATTAGCTGAGTATGAAAAGAGTTTAAATAAAGACTCCTCTTCAAATTATGAGGCATCTTTGATCGAAAAAATTGACACGCAATCTATTGAACCACAGGATATAAACTTGAACAATCTTTTCCCATTGAGACCAAAAATACAACCAATAAGTAGCAAGCCAACATTGTTCGATTTGGCATTCAATTATATCAATTACGAAGAAGAACAGCCAGTTAGCCCCGCGCCAGCTAAGGAAAAACTTGTTGAGGAACCTCAAGTTGAATcccaaaagaagaagggtTTCTTAGGTTTATTTGGGCGTTAA